A single region of the Gloeocapsa sp. PCC 73106 genome encodes:
- a CDS encoding DUF1156 domain-containing protein: MKKKLIEVALPLVAINSESAREKSIRHGHPSTLHLWWSRKPLATTRAVIWASLVDDPSAWPDRFPTETAQNQERQRLLNLLARIDAEDKKQKVQGIVCWEEINKPNSPILQQAQAEIARSIAWNRSEEPPIDSQEIRDYI; encoded by the coding sequence ATGAAGAAAAAGCTCATAGAAGTCGCTCTCCCCCTAGTCGCAATTAACAGCGAATCAGCTAGAGAGAAGTCGATACGTCATGGTCACCCCTCCACATTACACTTATGGTGGTCGCGTAAACCTTTAGCAACGACTCGCGCGGTAATTTGGGCTTCATTAGTAGACGATCCATCAGCATGGCCAGATCGCTTTCCCACAGAAACAGCACAAAACCAAGAAAGACAAAGACTCCTCAACCTACTCGCTAGAATCGACGCAGAAGACAAAAAACAGAAAGTACAGGGTATCGTCTGTTGGGAAGAAATTAATAAACCCAACTCCCCCATATTGCAACAAGCGCAAGCAGAAATAGCCAGAAGCATCGCTTGGAATCGCTCAGAAGAACCCCCCATTGATTCTCAAGAGATTAGAGACTATATT